The following coding sequences lie in one Isoptericola variabilis 225 genomic window:
- a CDS encoding GH39 family glycosyl hydrolase: MSRTVVPAEPVSTLDDAWRACVGTGRFNLALRKDYQESLALVQRDIRFRYIRGHGLLSDDVGVHRPYDKDGHQGTRYSFTYVDQVVDAYLSLGIKPFLELGFMPSGLASGDQTVFWWKGNVTPPRSYDEWAALVRAVVGHLVDRYGLAEVRTWPIEVWNEPNLGHFWKGASLDEYLRLYEVTAHAVKDVDAELQVGGPALAPGGEEWWAPFVDFVTAKDVPVDFVSCHAYTTGPAQHVPFGVYQTLRPASSLLEQFATPSRVLAGSPLEGKPVHVTEFNSSYRPDNPVHDTAYNAAYLAPVLAGGGDHVDSFAYWTFSDTFEEENIPTSIFHGGFGMLTHRQVRKPTYHLYAFMARMGTSVLARGDDHLVTRDDQTGRVTVLAWQPVGGTDDVVEPQRHELELLIPVGAPAARRTVDAATAPTAPRAYVHRSVVNETAGNAWAAWREMGRPASPSARALDALHEASEPSRSASSLPVVPGDDGVGRVDLSLVLGRHEVTLVEIDPVVDETPAWLDDSRILGRGPYGG; the protein is encoded by the coding sequence ATGTCACGCACCGTCGTGCCCGCCGAACCCGTCAGCACGCTCGACGACGCGTGGCGCGCGTGCGTCGGCACGGGCCGGTTCAACCTGGCGCTGCGCAAGGACTACCAGGAGTCGCTCGCCCTGGTGCAGCGTGATATCCGGTTCCGGTACATCCGCGGGCACGGCCTGCTGTCCGACGACGTGGGCGTGCACCGCCCCTACGACAAGGACGGCCACCAGGGGACGCGCTACTCCTTCACGTACGTCGACCAGGTGGTGGACGCCTACCTGTCCCTGGGCATCAAGCCGTTCCTGGAGCTCGGCTTCATGCCGTCGGGACTGGCGTCCGGGGACCAGACGGTGTTCTGGTGGAAGGGCAACGTGACCCCGCCCCGCAGCTACGACGAGTGGGCCGCGCTCGTGCGAGCCGTCGTCGGACACCTCGTCGATCGGTACGGACTCGCCGAGGTGCGCACCTGGCCGATCGAGGTGTGGAACGAGCCCAACCTGGGGCACTTCTGGAAGGGCGCCTCGCTCGACGAGTACCTGCGGCTGTACGAGGTCACGGCGCACGCGGTCAAGGACGTGGACGCGGAGCTGCAGGTCGGCGGGCCCGCTCTGGCGCCCGGCGGCGAGGAGTGGTGGGCGCCGTTCGTCGACTTCGTGACGGCGAAGGACGTGCCCGTCGACTTCGTCTCCTGCCACGCCTACACGACCGGCCCGGCCCAGCACGTGCCGTTCGGGGTGTACCAGACGCTGCGTCCCGCGTCGTCGCTGCTGGAGCAGTTCGCGACACCCTCCCGAGTGCTGGCCGGATCACCCCTCGAGGGCAAGCCGGTGCACGTGACCGAGTTCAACTCCAGCTACCGGCCCGACAACCCGGTGCACGACACCGCGTACAACGCCGCCTACCTCGCACCGGTCCTGGCGGGCGGCGGGGACCACGTCGACTCCTTCGCCTACTGGACGTTCAGCGACACGTTCGAGGAGGAGAACATCCCCACGTCGATCTTCCACGGCGGCTTCGGCATGCTCACCCACCGGCAGGTCCGCAAGCCGACCTACCACCTGTACGCCTTCATGGCCCGCATGGGCACGTCCGTGCTCGCGCGGGGTGACGACCACCTCGTCACGCGCGACGACCAGACCGGTCGTGTGACGGTCCTGGCATGGCAGCCGGTCGGAGGCACCGACGACGTCGTCGAGCCGCAGCGTCACGAGCTCGAGCTCCTGATCCCGGTCGGGGCGCCGGCGGCGCGCCGTACGGTCGACGCCGCGACGGCGCCGACCGCGCCGCGGGCCTACGTGCACCGCTCCGTCGTCAACGAGACCGCGGGTAACGCCTGGGCCGCATGGCGCGAGATGGGCCGGCCCGCGTCGCCCTCGGCGCGTGCGCTCGACGCTCTGCACGAGGCCTCCGAGCCGTCGCGCTCAGCCTCCTCCCTGCCGGTCGTCCCCGGGGACGACGGTGTGGGCCGGGTCGACCTGTCCCTCGTGCTGGGCAGGCACGAGGTCACGCTGGTCGAGATCGACCCTGTGGTGGACGAGACGCCCGCATGGCTCGACGACTCCCGCATCCTGGGCCGTGGCCCTTACGGTGGATGA
- a CDS encoding DUF624 domain-containing protein, which translates to MSTDHRGDAPRGSWPEDPPTTPASVGGRARPAGDLGEGPLGRITGTVYWFLIVGLLLVLSSLPSMVLLVLLDRASSNALLVPLCLVPAGPALSAALYALRDRGRAESLTPGRSFWKGYRLNALDVLRLWTPAMLVLGVIAFSVVNIGQVGVPRAYAVVLLVIGAGILLWALQALTIVSFYTFRARDVARLAIYYLVRLPLVTLGVLSLLVVAAAVVWLTSEGVLALFSVIWVWFLLNNARPLLRDVEQRFVAH; encoded by the coding sequence GTGAGCACCGACCACCGGGGCGACGCTCCACGCGGCTCGTGGCCCGAGGACCCGCCGACGACGCCGGCCTCGGTCGGTGGTCGCGCCCGTCCAGCCGGCGATCTCGGCGAGGGTCCGCTCGGGCGGATCACCGGTACCGTCTACTGGTTCCTCATCGTGGGGCTGCTCCTCGTCCTGTCGTCGCTGCCCTCGATGGTGCTGCTCGTCCTGCTCGACCGGGCGAGCAGCAACGCGCTGCTGGTCCCGCTCTGCCTCGTGCCCGCCGGCCCGGCGCTCTCGGCCGCGCTGTACGCGCTGCGGGACCGGGGCCGGGCCGAGTCCCTCACTCCCGGGCGGTCCTTCTGGAAGGGCTACCGCCTCAACGCGCTCGACGTGCTGCGACTGTGGACGCCCGCGATGCTCGTCCTCGGTGTGATCGCGTTCTCGGTGGTCAACATCGGACAGGTGGGCGTGCCGCGCGCGTACGCCGTCGTGCTGCTCGTGATCGGTGCGGGCATCCTCCTCTGGGCGCTGCAGGCGCTCACGATCGTGTCGTTCTACACCTTCCGGGCACGCGACGTCGCACGGCTCGCGATCTACTACCTGGTGCGGCTTCCTCTCGTGACGCTGGGCGTGCTGTCGCTCCTCGTCGTCGCTGCGGCCGTCGTGTGGCTGACGTCCGAGGGAGTGCTCGCCCTGTTCTCGGTGATCTGGGTGTGGTTCCTGCTCAACAACGCCCGTCCGCTGCTGCGCGACGTCGAGCAGCGCTTCGTGGCGCACTGA
- a CDS encoding extracellular solute-binding protein, translating to MKATAGIAASALAVTLTACTSGGGGEAASGEIDMESQVGYMENFDVGTTFKATEPVEFGLLYRDHPDYPFRADWSVVQHLEQDHNVTFDYVNVPLADLQTRRSVLISSGEAPDIMPSIYAGEERQFVSGGALLPISDYVEHMPNFLDKIERWGLEAEIENLRQADGKYYLLPGIHEIAKPQYSIAIRKDLWEKAGLTEDPATWDEFATQLEAVKQANPELEYAFSDKWSINSPMEQTLNAAAPNFGTLAGVGLNGGGLWWDEEAGEFSYAPASDGYRELVTYFAGLVEAGLMDPESVTQQMETGEQKFASGSVAAISSNDQELVKYRANFEQTGNTEAEVHQIVVPAGPYGSYLAPGSRRESGIVFAASAAEQDDFLAMLQFVDWLYYSDEGLEFAKWGVEGETYTKDASGKRTLMEDIDVNGLNPGAPKELRKDFGYHNGVWMLAHGSTEDLDKSMLREEVIAFLDGMNEKEELPLPPAIAYDEMQQEQAGLLQTNLLDIVNQNTAAFIVGDRPLSEWDAYVAELEGAGMQDYVDLANSTLEQE from the coding sequence ATGAAGGCCACCGCGGGCATCGCCGCCTCGGCCCTGGCCGTCACGCTCACGGCGTGCACGTCCGGCGGCGGCGGCGAGGCCGCGAGCGGCGAGATCGACATGGAGTCGCAAGTCGGCTACATGGAGAACTTCGACGTCGGGACCACCTTCAAGGCGACGGAGCCCGTCGAGTTCGGTCTGCTGTACCGCGACCACCCGGACTACCCGTTCCGGGCCGACTGGTCCGTCGTGCAGCACCTGGAGCAGGACCACAACGTCACGTTCGACTACGTCAACGTGCCGCTCGCCGACCTTCAGACCCGACGCTCGGTGCTGATCAGCTCCGGCGAGGCGCCCGACATCATGCCCTCGATCTACGCGGGTGAGGAGCGCCAGTTCGTCTCCGGCGGCGCGCTCCTGCCGATCAGCGACTACGTCGAGCACATGCCCAACTTCCTCGACAAGATCGAGCGGTGGGGGCTCGAGGCCGAGATCGAGAACCTCCGCCAGGCCGACGGCAAGTACTACCTGCTCCCCGGCATCCACGAGATCGCGAAGCCGCAGTACTCCATCGCGATCCGCAAGGACCTGTGGGAGAAGGCAGGCCTCACCGAGGACCCGGCGACGTGGGACGAGTTCGCCACCCAGCTCGAGGCTGTCAAGCAGGCCAACCCGGAGCTCGAGTACGCGTTCTCCGACAAGTGGTCGATCAACAGCCCGATGGAGCAGACGCTCAACGCGGCCGCACCGAACTTCGGCACCCTCGCGGGGGTCGGTCTCAACGGCGGAGGCCTGTGGTGGGACGAGGAGGCCGGCGAGTTCAGCTACGCCCCGGCGTCGGACGGCTACCGAGAGCTCGTCACCTACTTCGCCGGGCTCGTCGAGGCGGGTCTCATGGACCCGGAGTCGGTCACCCAGCAGATGGAGACCGGCGAGCAGAAGTTCGCGTCCGGCTCCGTCGCGGCGATCAGCTCGAACGACCAGGAGCTCGTCAAGTACCGTGCCAACTTCGAGCAGACGGGGAACACGGAGGCGGAGGTGCACCAGATCGTGGTCCCGGCCGGCCCGTACGGGAGCTACCTGGCCCCGGGCTCGCGCCGTGAGTCGGGCATCGTCTTCGCCGCCTCGGCTGCGGAGCAGGACGACTTCCTCGCGATGCTGCAGTTCGTCGACTGGTTGTACTACTCCGACGAGGGCCTCGAGTTCGCCAAGTGGGGCGTCGAGGGCGAGACCTACACCAAGGACGCGTCGGGCAAGCGCACCCTCATGGAGGACATCGACGTCAACGGCCTGAACCCGGGCGCGCCCAAGGAGCTCCGCAAGGACTTCGGCTACCACAACGGCGTCTGGATGCTGGCTCACGGCTCGACCGAGGACCTCGACAAGTCCATGCTGCGCGAGGAGGTCATCGCGTTCCTCGACGGCATGAACGAGAAGGAGGAGCTGCCGCTCCCGCCGGCCATCGCGTACGACGAGATGCAGCAGGAGCAGGCAGGCCTGCTGCAGACCAACCTGCTCGACATCGTCAACCAGAACACGGCCGCGTTCATCGTGGGCGACCGCCCGCTGTCCGAGTGGGACGCCTACGTGGCCGAGCTCGAGGGCGCCGGCATGCAGGACTACGTGGACCTGGCCAACAGCACTCTCGAGCAGGAGTGA
- a CDS encoding carbohydrate ABC transporter permease, with protein MVTTTSTPDITAVRTVPVTVKDSVGYKAFRAVNAVALVVICGLTLYPFVNLVAKAFSSQAMIASGQVNLWPRGFNLTTFEGVMSDPYFWVTYKNTVVYTVVATAIAIAITTTFAYALSKPHLKGRGFLVGLALVTMLYSGGLIPNYLLVSYLGFKDTIWAIVLPNAINVFNLLVMKSFFDNFPRELEEAAAIDGMSTYGIFFRIVLPLSKAVVATMILFYAVQFWNSWFQAYLYFNDRDLYPVTLYLRNLLAAAMSTENLGTDSVQIQANVKSVAMLLTVLPIILVYPFIQKYFVRGVMLGSVKG; from the coding sequence GTGGTGACCACGACCTCCACCCCGGACATCACGGCGGTCAGGACCGTCCCGGTCACCGTCAAGGACAGCGTGGGCTACAAGGCGTTCCGCGCGGTCAACGCCGTCGCGCTCGTCGTCATCTGCGGCCTCACGCTCTACCCGTTCGTCAACCTCGTCGCGAAGGCGTTCAGCTCGCAGGCGATGATCGCCTCGGGCCAGGTCAACCTGTGGCCGCGCGGGTTCAACCTCACGACGTTCGAGGGCGTCATGAGCGACCCGTACTTCTGGGTGACGTACAAGAACACGGTGGTGTACACGGTCGTCGCGACGGCGATAGCCATCGCGATCACGACGACGTTCGCCTACGCGCTGTCGAAGCCGCACCTCAAGGGGCGTGGGTTCTTGGTGGGCCTCGCGTTGGTGACGATGCTCTACTCCGGCGGACTCATCCCGAACTACCTGCTCGTCAGCTACCTCGGGTTCAAGGACACGATCTGGGCGATCGTCCTGCCGAACGCGATCAACGTCTTCAACCTCCTGGTCATGAAGTCGTTCTTCGACAACTTCCCGCGGGAGCTGGAGGAGGCGGCGGCCATCGACGGCATGTCGACGTACGGAATCTTCTTCCGGATCGTGCTTCCGCTGTCCAAGGCCGTGGTCGCGACCATGATCCTGTTCTACGCGGTGCAGTTCTGGAACTCCTGGTTCCAGGCGTACCTCTACTTCAACGATCGCGACCTCTATCCGGTCACCCTCTACCTGCGCAACCTGCTGGCCGCGGCGATGTCCACCGAGAACCTGGGGACCGACAGCGTGCAGATCCAGGCCAACGTCAAGTCGGTCGCGATGCTGCTCACGGTGCTGCCGATCATCCTGGTCTACCCCTTCATCCAGAAGTACTTCGTGCGCGGCGTGATGCTCGGTTCGGTCAAGGGCTGA
- a CDS encoding ferritin, whose product MTDTSKSAEFWRLLGEQVGHEFAAHQQYTAMAVWFDSHDLPQLARHFYRQALEERNHAMMIVQYHLDRSRPVSIPGTPDVRNDFADVVEPLQLALDQEQQVTAQIEAIFRAARSEGDALGEQFMLWFLEEQVEEVAAATTLLTVAKRAGDNLFDLENYVAREQIGDSGESADAPRAAGGAL is encoded by the coding sequence ATGACCGACACGTCGAAGAGTGCGGAGTTCTGGCGGCTGCTCGGCGAGCAGGTGGGGCACGAGTTCGCGGCCCACCAGCAGTACACGGCCATGGCCGTGTGGTTCGACAGCCACGACCTGCCGCAGCTCGCGCGGCACTTCTACCGGCAGGCGCTCGAGGAGCGCAACCACGCGATGATGATCGTCCAGTACCACCTGGACCGGTCGCGTCCCGTGTCGATCCCGGGCACGCCGGACGTGCGCAACGACTTCGCGGACGTCGTCGAGCCGCTGCAGCTCGCGCTCGACCAGGAGCAGCAGGTCACCGCGCAGATCGAGGCGATCTTCCGCGCGGCGCGGTCCGAGGGCGACGCGCTCGGCGAGCAGTTCATGCTGTGGTTCCTCGAGGAGCAGGTCGAGGAGGTCGCGGCGGCGACCACGCTGCTCACCGTCGCCAAGCGGGCCGGCGACAACCTGTTCGACCTCGAGAACTACGTCGCGCGCGAGCAGATCGGCGACTCGGGCGAGTCGGCCGACGCCCCGCGCGCGGCCGGGGGCGCGCTCTAG
- a CDS encoding sugar ABC transporter permease, translated as MAQGAGTVPAAPVGVDTREASLSGTRGLGRRGRRGHQTWAEALRKDWRLYTLIIAPVVFLLLFRYVPMLGNVIAFRRYRPGGSIFGDEFVGLYYFQMFIQDDKFWDVFGNTLILGALTLVVCFPLPIILALMLNEVRSRVFKRTVQTITYLPHFMSIVIVAGLVLELTAINGTINQVIRAMGDDPIPFMQRADWFRTIYVTSEVWQTVGWGTILYLAALTTIDDQLYEASRIDGANRWQQTWHITLPGIRPTMMVLLILNIGTFMAVGFEKVLLLYNPLTYDTADVLSTYLYRVGLESASYSYAAAIGLFEAVIGVVLVVTANQISKRATGASLW; from the coding sequence ATGGCACAAGGCGCAGGGACGGTCCCGGCCGCCCCCGTCGGGGTGGACACGCGTGAGGCGTCGCTCAGCGGCACCCGAGGCCTCGGCCGCCGGGGACGGCGCGGCCACCAGACGTGGGCGGAGGCGCTCCGCAAGGACTGGCGGCTCTACACGCTCATCATCGCGCCGGTGGTGTTCCTCCTGCTGTTCCGGTACGTGCCGATGCTCGGGAACGTCATCGCGTTCCGCCGGTACCGTCCCGGCGGCTCGATCTTCGGTGACGAGTTCGTCGGGCTCTACTACTTCCAGATGTTCATCCAGGACGACAAGTTCTGGGACGTCTTCGGGAACACGCTGATCCTGGGTGCACTCACGCTGGTGGTCTGCTTCCCGCTGCCGATCATCCTGGCGCTGATGCTCAACGAGGTGCGCTCGCGCGTCTTCAAGCGCACGGTGCAGACGATCACCTACCTGCCACACTTCATGTCGATCGTCATCGTCGCCGGCCTGGTGCTCGAGCTGACCGCGATCAACGGCACGATCAACCAGGTGATCCGCGCCATGGGCGACGACCCGATCCCGTTCATGCAGCGCGCCGACTGGTTCCGCACGATCTACGTGACGTCCGAGGTGTGGCAGACGGTCGGTTGGGGCACGATCCTCTACCTTGCCGCGCTCACGACGATCGACGACCAGCTCTACGAGGCCTCGCGGATCGACGGGGCCAACCGTTGGCAGCAGACATGGCACATCACGCTGCCCGGCATCCGGCCGACCATGATGGTCCTCCTCATCCTCAACATCGGGACGTTCATGGCCGTCGGGTTCGAGAAGGTCCTGCTGCTCTACAACCCGCTCACCTATGACACCGCCGACGTGCTCTCCACGTACCTGTACCGCGTGGGGCTCGAGAGCGCGAGCTATTCCTACGCGGCGGCGATCGGCCTGTTCGAGGCGGTCATCGGCGTCGTCCTCGTCGTGACCGCGAACCAGATCTCCAAGCGAGCGACGGGAGCATCCCTGTGGTGA